The Candidatus Cloacimonadaceae bacterium genome contains the following window.
ATCGATCACCAGAGCAACTTCACCTATATCAGTCCTTCCACAAGAAAGATGTTTGGCTATGCGGAGACGGAGCTGACGCCCTCTTCTCCTATGGAATTGATTCATCCTGATGACCTTCCCATGGTGTTTGAAGCTTTGAGTAAGCTGGTGGCTGATCCAAGCTATGTGCCGACTCTTGAATGCCGGATTCATCACCTTGACGGTTCGTGGAAGTGGATTGAAGCTACATTTTCAAATCTGCTTGAGGATATAATTGTGCACGGCATTGTGATCAATTTTAGAGATATAAGCGAACGCAAACACGCGGAAAACATCATCAAGGAGAGTGAAGCCAGATACCGTCATTTGATCGAGACCATGAACGAAGTGGTCGTGTATGTCGATAATGACGATGTGATTAAATACATAAACCCCGTCTGTTACAAGGTCTATGGATACACACCGGAAGAATTGACCGGGAAAGTAGGCTATGAATACTTGGTTCACGAAGATGATAGGCATATCATTATCGAAAAAAACAAATCCCGGATAGAAGGCAAGACCGATTCTTATGAAGCTAGGGGAAAAAAAAGAACTGGAGAGACGATCTGGCTCAAGATGAGCGGGTCTCCGATGCGCGATGCCAACGGCGAAGTGATTGGCTCGGTAGGGATAATCGACGATATATCCCACAGCAAATCTTTGATGGAGCAGTTGCTTGCTACCCAAAAGATGGATGCCATCGGTCTGCTTGCCGGAGGAGTTGCTCACGATTTTAACAATCTACTTGGCATTATAATGGGTTATGCCGAGGATATCCATAGCAGCCTGCCATCACAAAGCCCGCTCATGCCGGAAGCAGAGGAGATCGTCAAAGCCTGTAAACAGGCATCCATTCTCACTCATCAGTTGCTTTCCTTTAGCCGCAGCCAGATATTGCAGCCCATAGCTCTGAATCTGAGCGAATCAGTCTCAAATATACTGCCGCTTTTACCGCGATTGATCGGTAGTGAGATCGCAATCGAGACCATTTTGGCAAATGATCTGGACAAAGTAAAGGCTGATCCGAGCCAGCTCGATCAGGTCATCGTAAACCTTGCCTTGAACGCCAAAAACGCAATGCCCAAAGGTGGGAAACTTACCATTGAGACCGCTGGTGCCGAGATTGATGAAGACTCTGGCTACATCCATCCGGATATGAAACCCGGGCACTATCTAACGCTATCCGTCAGCGATACCGGCTGTGGAATGACCAAGGAAATCCAGAGCAGAATATTTGAGCCATTCTTCACTACTCAGGAAATGGGTAAAGGTCTGGGGCTTGGCTTATCCACTGTTTATGGCATCGTGCAACAGTCTGAGGGCTACATCCAAGTGATCAGCAAGCCGGGAATCGGGACAAAGATGAAGATTTTTCTGCCGGCGGATTACTCTCAGTCTGAGCCAAAACTCCAGCCCAAGCAAGAGTTGACAGGATACAGGGAGCTTATTCTGATCGTCGATGATGATGAATCTCTCGGCATTATGGTCAAGAATATGGTGGAAAAGAAGGGTTACCGAACGGAAGTGGTATTATCCCCAACGGTTGCGCTGGCTGCCATTGAAAATGGGTTGAGACCGGATCTGGTCATCACGGATGTAGTGATGCCGGAAATGAATGGCAAAGAGATGGTTGACCGGATCTTTGGCATCATTCCGGGACAGAAAGTGCTGTTTATGTCCGGCTTCACCGATAACGCGGTCGTGCGTAATGGAGTGAAGAATCATGATTTCCCGTTCATCCAAAAGCCATTTTCCTTTAGAGATATCATAGCCCTGATCCACAAATTGCTGCTGAAGCCACAGGAACCCGTCAAACGCACTGCCGCCATCCTGATGCTCGATGACGATGAGAATATCCGGGAATTGGTGAAACGTTCCTGCACCAAGCGGGGGCACAGCTTTGTGGGTGCCGGCAATCTCGAAGAAGCGCTCACTTCGCTATCCACGCAGGAGTTTGATATTCTCCTGGTCGATTTGCAACTGATCGGCATGAGCGGGATAAAAGCTCTGCAAAAGATACGAGAGGCGGGATTCACAACTCCCGCAATCATTCTGTCCGGGTCCCCCGGGCAGATCGATGACAATTTCCTGATTCCACTGGGGGTGACCAAAACGATAGAGAAATCAGCAGATAACCTGCCCCTCGTGCTCTGTATCGAAGAACTGCTTGCCGGTAAGCACTGATTGGGATTTCTCAAGTAGTTGGAGGCGGCTCATTGATCACCAGCCAGTATAAGCCCAGATATTTCACCGCCTCTGCAAACTGATTGAAATCCACCGGCTTTCTGATAAAACTATTTGCTCCCAAGTCGTAGCTGTTGCCGATGTCCACAGTTTCTCCAGATGAGGTCAGGATTACCACTGGGAGGCGTTTGGTGCGTTCGTCTGTCCTGATGCGTCTCAAGACCTCCATGCCATCCACAACGGGAAGTTTCAGATCAAGTAAAATCAAGGTGGGCAGACTGGCTTTACCGGGTTTGCCGCATTCTTCAAAAAGGTAAGTTAGAGCCTCCAAACCGTCTTCTTTCACGATCAGTTCATTTCCGATCCGGCTTTTTGACAGGGCTCTTTTGGTCAATTCGATGTCGCTGGGATTATCCTCCACCAGCAGGATTGTCTTATCTAACATTTA
Protein-coding sequences here:
- a CDS encoding PAS domain S-box protein, which produces MQSDSITQQQSDSADTGLTQIINEIIRQYPELSDLINKLQIELDGFRRENDCLKREHIHFRTCLENTTDIIASLSLDGFIASVTPNWKEVMGHEPSEIINQSLFEKVIYPADVSDFVEVYQRVISTGEKQSGIEYRALHRDGSIRWHTTSLSPIFDNMGNVTSILAIARDTTELKLAEDKLRSTKLAYESLFLKAPDGVIRIDHQSNFTYISPSTRKMFGYAETELTPSSPMELIHPDDLPMVFEALSKLVADPSYVPTLECRIHHLDGSWKWIEATFSNLLEDIIVHGIVINFRDISERKHAENIIKESEARYRHLIETMNEVVVYVDNDDVIKYINPVCYKVYGYTPEELTGKVGYEYLVHEDDRHIIIEKNKSRIEGKTDSYEARGKKRTGETIWLKMSGSPMRDANGEVIGSVGIIDDISHSKSLMEQLLATQKMDAIGLLAGGVAHDFNNLLGIIMGYAEDIHSSLPSQSPLMPEAEEIVKACKQASILTHQLLSFSRSQILQPIALNLSESVSNILPLLPRLIGSEIAIETILANDLDKVKADPSQLDQVIVNLALNAKNAMPKGGKLTIETAGAEIDEDSGYIHPDMKPGHYLTLSVSDTGCGMTKEIQSRIFEPFFTTQEMGKGLGLGLSTVYGIVQQSEGYIQVISKPGIGTKMKIFLPADYSQSEPKLQPKQELTGYRELILIVDDDESLGIMVKNMVEKKGYRTEVVLSPTVALAAIENGLRPDLVITDVVMPEMNGKEMVDRIFGIIPGQKVLFMSGFTDNAVVRNGVKNHDFPFIQKPFSFRDIIALIHKLLLKPQEPVKRTAAILMLDDDENIRELVKRSCTKRGHSFVGAGNLEEALTSLSTQEFDILLVDLQLIGMSGIKALQKIREAGFTTPAIILSGSPGQIDDNFLIPLGVTKTIEKSADNLPLVLCIEELLAGKH
- a CDS encoding response regulator, which codes for MLDKTILLVEDNPSDIELTKRALSKSRIGNELIVKEDGLEALTYLFEECGKPGKASLPTLILLDLKLPVVDGMEVLRRIRTDERTKRLPVVILTSSGETVDIGNSYDLGANSFIRKPVDFNQFAEAVKYLGLYWLVINEPPPTT